One stretch of Novosphingobium pentaromativorans US6-1 DNA includes these proteins:
- a CDS encoding HesA/MoeB/ThiF family protein produces the protein MTLKQDRLERFARHIVLPEVGGAGQMALAEAHVVLVGCGGIGSPALQYLAAAGIGRLTLVDDDVVDVSNLQRQTIFTPSDIGKPKAEAAAEWVRRFDLGLEVRAIVQRVKIENVAQILAGASLVLDGCDNFATRLLVSDACVKLSLPLTSAAVGRFQGQVANFAGHLPDQPCYRCFVGDAFDAEDCDTCAADGVLGAMVGMVGTFAAMHAMRVLLAGRAALGEPQFGTLHLIDGLAPSMRQLRIAKDPGCKGCGFPA, from the coding sequence ATGACGCTTAAGCAGGATCGACTCGAGCGGTTCGCCCGTCACATCGTGCTGCCCGAAGTGGGCGGTGCGGGACAGATGGCGCTGGCCGAAGCCCACGTGGTGTTAGTCGGCTGCGGCGGGATCGGCAGTCCTGCCCTTCAATATCTCGCCGCAGCCGGCATAGGCCGACTGACCCTGGTGGATGACGACGTCGTCGACGTCAGCAACCTCCAGCGCCAGACGATTTTCACGCCGTCTGATATCGGCAAGCCCAAGGCGGAAGCGGCGGCCGAATGGGTGCGGCGTTTTGATCTTGGCCTTGAGGTCCGTGCGATCGTCCAGCGGGTAAAAATAGAAAACGTCGCACAGATCCTCGCCGGCGCGAGCCTCGTACTGGACGGTTGTGACAACTTCGCGACTCGCCTGCTGGTGTCAGATGCCTGCGTCAAACTGAGCCTTCCGCTGACGAGCGCCGCAGTGGGACGATTTCAGGGCCAGGTCGCGAACTTCGCCGGCCACCTGCCCGACCAGCCTTGCTACCGCTGCTTCGTGGGCGATGCCTTCGATGCCGAGGATTGCGACACTTGTGCCGCCGACGGCGTACTGGGCGCGATGGTCGGCATGGTCGGCACTTTCGCAGCCATGCATGCCATGCGCGTCCTGCTTGCCGGCCGCGCCGCGCTGGGCGAGCCGCAGTTCGGTACGCTCCATCTCATCGACGGCCTCGCCCCCTCGATGCGCCAGCTGCGAATCGCCAAGGACCCCGGTTGCAAGGGCTGCGGCTTCCCAGCCTGA
- a CDS encoding DUF983 domain-containing protein produces MVPGLTPSLPATFWQAALRGIRSRCPRCGEAPLFRKWLKPLDACPHCGVDWSPQRADDFPAYIAIIVTGHLMAPLIIALSKDFDLGPAGMFAILVPLALVMMLGLLQPSKGAVIAAQWWYGLHGFSKERLPENEGTKAGSDQV; encoded by the coding sequence ATGGTTCCCGGTCTCACCCCTTCGCTACCTGCCACTTTCTGGCAGGCCGCCCTGCGCGGAATTCGCAGCAGGTGCCCCCGCTGCGGGGAAGCGCCGCTGTTTCGCAAGTGGCTCAAGCCGCTCGACGCCTGTCCGCATTGCGGAGTCGACTGGAGCCCGCAACGCGCCGACGATTTCCCTGCCTACATCGCCATCATCGTCACCGGCCACCTGATGGCGCCGCTGATCATCGCGTTGTCCAAGGACTTCGACCTGGGCCCCGCCGGCATGTTCGCGATCCTGGTGCCGCTCGCACTGGTGATGATGCTGGGCTTGCTTCAACCTTCGAAAGGCGCGGTCATCGCCGCGCAGTGGTGGTACGGACTGCACGGCTTCAGCAAGGAAAGACTGCCCGAAAATGAGGGCACAAAGGCAGGTTCGGACCAGGTATGA
- a CDS encoding GGDEF domain-containing protein: protein MRFYRATTFLFPRNYEWRILLICFGAVHVPLIACVSLQVVTGEWHPVTLITLLLATLVGTGLGIAAIHGLLSPIARATAMLEAIQNGERISHIPDGGTDLVGRLLHGVATAANESATRIEQLITAAQRDALTGIRNRRGFLDAAEGILQGKTNAVLAIIDIDHFKLINDQFGHDAGDSLLRALAKRLEGGLRRTDIAARWGGEEFAVLFPDTQLDEARLVLERLRASVALDSELGHDSWPVTFSCGLAPLRSFPELGDATRRADAALYVAKARGRNRLQIAEEEQVEEN from the coding sequence ATGCGCTTCTACCGAGCCACGACATTCTTGTTCCCGCGCAATTACGAATGGCGGATTCTCCTGATCTGCTTCGGCGCGGTACATGTCCCCCTGATTGCCTGCGTCAGCCTCCAGGTCGTCACCGGTGAATGGCACCCCGTCACCCTCATCACCCTGCTCCTGGCGACACTGGTGGGCACCGGCCTCGGGATCGCGGCGATCCACGGCCTGCTCTCCCCGATCGCGCGCGCAACCGCGATGCTGGAGGCGATCCAGAACGGTGAGCGCATCTCGCATATTCCCGACGGCGGCACCGATCTCGTCGGCCGCCTGCTTCACGGCGTGGCCACTGCCGCCAACGAATCCGCGACCAGGATCGAACAACTGATCACCGCCGCCCAGCGCGATGCCCTGACCGGGATCCGCAATCGCAGGGGCTTCCTCGATGCGGCCGAAGGCATCCTGCAGGGCAAGACCAATGCCGTGCTCGCTATCATCGACATCGACCATTTCAAGCTGATCAACGACCAGTTCGGCCACGACGCCGGCGACTCGCTGCTACGCGCGTTGGCCAAGCGCCTTGAGGGTGGCTTGCGCCGTACCGACATCGCGGCGCGCTGGGGCGGCGAGGAATTCGCGGTCCTGTTCCCCGACACCCAGCTCGACGAGGCCCGCCTGGTGCTTGAGCGGCTGCGCGCCTCGGTCGCGCTCGACAGCGAGCTGGGGCACGACAGCTGGCCGGTCACCTTCTCCTGCGGGCTGGCGCCGCTGCGCAGCTTCCCAGAACTGGGCGATGCGACACGACGGGCGGATGCGGCGCTCTATGTCGCCAAGGCGCGCGGGCGCAATCGCCTGCAGATCGCCGAGGAGGAACAGGTCGAGGAGAACTGA
- the dnaA gene encoding chromosomal replication initiator protein DnaA, producing MEEDQEAVNLAADWADISQGLRKDLGHQAHSQWIKPIQPGNYCKETGTLDLYLPTEFSANWVNDRFADRLSLAWKIARPDVRHVRILVHPGRRQLPELRLGHGGRPSHAPANDSVVGASDAISAALSGDAFASLGQGPAGIDASQTFSTFVTGTANVLACNAAQRMAAGEKPQFSPLYLKAATGQGKTHLLHAIGHAYLANHPHARIFYCSAERFMVEFVQALRQNQMIEFKARLRGFDLLLVDDIQFIIGKASAQEELLYTIDALLQEGKRLVFAADRAPQALDGVEPRLLSRLSMGLVADIQPADIELRRSILENRLQRFASIDVPADVIEFLARTINRNVRELVGGLNKLIAYAQLTGQAVSLQLAEEQLTDILSANRRRITIDEIQRTVCQFYRIDRTEMSSKRRARAVVRPRQVAMYLAKVLTPRSYPEIGRKFGGRDHSTVIHAVRLIEELRTRDADMDGDVRSLLRQLES from the coding sequence ATGGAAGAGGATCAGGAAGCCGTGAATTTGGCGGCGGACTGGGCAGACATCAGCCAGGGCCTGCGCAAGGACTTGGGACATCAGGCTCACAGCCAGTGGATCAAGCCGATCCAGCCCGGCAACTATTGCAAGGAAACGGGTACGCTCGATCTGTACCTGCCGACCGAGTTCTCGGCGAATTGGGTGAATGACCGATTCGCCGATCGTCTCTCGCTGGCATGGAAGATCGCCCGTCCCGACGTGCGCCACGTGCGCATTCTCGTTCACCCGGGCCGCCGCCAGCTGCCCGAGCTGCGCCTCGGCCATGGCGGTCGTCCCAGCCACGCGCCGGCGAACGATTCGGTCGTGGGTGCAAGCGATGCCATCTCGGCGGCGTTGAGCGGCGATGCCTTCGCATCGCTGGGCCAGGGCCCGGCCGGCATCGATGCCTCGCAGACGTTCTCGACTTTCGTGACCGGCACTGCAAACGTGCTCGCCTGCAATGCGGCACAGCGCATGGCAGCCGGCGAAAAGCCGCAGTTCTCGCCGCTTTATCTCAAGGCGGCGACCGGCCAGGGCAAGACGCACCTGCTCCACGCAATCGGGCATGCGTACCTTGCGAACCACCCGCATGCGCGGATCTTCTACTGCTCTGCCGAGCGCTTCATGGTCGAATTCGTCCAGGCGCTGCGCCAGAACCAGATGATCGAGTTCAAGGCGCGCCTGCGCGGCTTCGACCTGCTGCTGGTGGACGATATCCAGTTCATCATCGGCAAGGCATCGGCGCAGGAAGAGCTGCTCTACACGATCGATGCCCTGCTTCAGGAGGGCAAGCGCCTCGTCTTCGCAGCCGATCGTGCGCCCCAGGCACTCGACGGCGTCGAGCCGCGCCTGCTGTCGCGCCTGTCGATGGGCCTCGTCGCCGACATCCAGCCGGCCGATATCGAACTTCGCCGTTCGATTCTCGAGAACCGCCTCCAGCGTTTCGCGTCGATCGACGTGCCGGCCGACGTCATCGAGTTCCTCGCGCGGACGATCAACCGCAACGTGCGTGAACTCGTCGGTGGCCTCAACAAGCTGATCGCCTATGCCCAGCTTACCGGTCAGGCCGTCTCGCTGCAGCTGGCCGAGGAACAGCTGACTGACATCCTCTCGGCCAATCGCCGCCGGATCACCATCGACGAGATCCAGCGCACGGTGTGCCAGTTCTACCGGATCGACCGGACCGAGATGAGCTCGAAACGCCGCGCGCGCGCCGTGGTCCGCCCGCGTCAGGTTGCCATGTATCTCGCCAAGGTGCTGACGCCGCGCTCCTACCCGGAGATCGGCCGCAAGTTCGGTGGCCGCGATCACTCCACGGTCATCCACGCCGTGCGCCTGATCGAGGAACTGCGAACCCGCGATGCCGACATGGACGGCGACGTCCGTTCGCTGCTGCGCCAGCTGGAAAGCTGA